The following proteins come from a genomic window of Pelmatolapia mariae isolate MD_Pm_ZW linkage group LG17, Pm_UMD_F_2, whole genome shotgun sequence:
- the LOC134615936 gene encoding GATA zinc finger domain-containing protein 14-like, with the protein NNNNSCSNHNNCCSNNNNCPNHNNSCYNHNNCGTNHNNSCYNNNNCPNHYNCCSNHNNTCSNNNNCSSNNNNSCSNNNNNCQNHNNSCFNHNNCCYNHNNCPNHYNCCSNHNNSCYNNNCCSNNNNCSSNNINCCYNNNNNSCSNNNNCPNHYNSCYNHNNRPNHYNCCYNNNNNSCYNHNNCGTNNNNSCSNDNNCCSNHNNSCYNHNNSGTNHNNSCSNNNNCPNHNNSCFNHNNSCYNHNNCPNHYNTCFNNNNCCYKHNNSCYNNNSCSNHYNSCYNHNNCGSNHYNSCSNNNNSCYNHNNCGTNNNNSCSNNNSCSNNNNCPNH; encoded by the coding sequence aacaacaacaacagttgctccaaccacaacaactgctgctccaacaacaacaactgtcccaaccacaacaacagctgctacaaccacaacaactgtggcaccaaccacaacaacagctgctacaacaacaacaactgccccaaccactacaactgctgctccaaccacaacaacacctgctccaacaacaacaactgcagctccaacaacaacaacagctgctccaacaacaacaacaactgtcaaaaccacaacaacagctgcttcaaccacaacaactgctgctacaaccacaacaactgccccaaccactacaactgctgctccaaccacaacaacagctgctacaacaacaactgctgctccaacaacaacaactgcagctccaacaacatcaactgctgctacaacaacaacaacaacagctgctccaacaacaacaactgtcccaaccactacaacagctgctacaaccacaacaaccgccccaaccactacaactgctgctacaacaacaacaacaacagctgctacaaccacaacaactgtggcaccaacaacaacaacagctgctccaacgacaacaactgctgctccaaccacaacaacagctgctacaaccacaacaacagtggcaccaaccacaacaacagctgctccaacaacaacaactgtcccaaccacaacaacagctgcttcaaccacaacaacagctgctacaaccacaacaactgccccaaccactacaacacctgtttcaacaacaacaactgctgctacaagcacaacaacagctgctacaacaacaacagctgctccaaccactacaacagctgctacaaccaTAACAACTGTGGCTCCAACCACTACAatagctgctccaacaacaacaacagctgctacaaccacaacaactgtggcaccaacaacaacaacagctgctccaacaacaacagctgctccaacaacaacaactgtcccaaccac
- the LOC135932147 gene encoding integumentary mucin C.1-like, whose protein sequence is TTTAPTTTTAAPTTTTAATTTTTAAPTTTTTAAPTTTTVPTTTTAATTTTTAPTTTTAATTTTAATTTSTVAPTTTTAAPTTTTAAPTTTVAPTTTTAPTTTTAAPTTTTAATTTTTAAPTTTTTAAPTTTTVPTTTTAATTTTTAPTTTTAATTTTAATTTSTVAP, encoded by the coding sequence acaacaactgccccaaccacaacaactgctgctccaaccacaacaacagctgctacaacaacaacaactgctgctccaacaacaacaacaacagcagctccaacaacaacaactgtcccaaccactacaacagctgctacaaccacaacaaccgccccaaccactacaactgctgctacaacaacaacagctgctacaaccacatcaactgtggcaccaacaacaacaacagctgctccaacaacaacaactgctgctccaacaacaacagttgctccaaccacaacaactgccccaaccacaacaactgctgctccaaccacaacaacagctgctacaacaacaacaactgctgctccaacaacaacaacaacagcagctccaacaacaacaactgtcccaaccactacaacagctgctacaaccacaacaaccgccccaaccactacaactgctgctacaacaacaacagctgctacaaccacatcaactgtggcacca
- the LOC134615937 gene encoding probable serine/threonine-protein kinase clkA, with protein sequence NNSCYNNNNCCSNNNNCCSNNNNFSNHYNSCSNNNNSCYNHNNCGTNNNNSCSNNNNCPNHNNSCYNNNNCCSNNNNCSSNNNNSCSNNNNCPNHNNCYYNNNNCCSNHNNCGTNNNNSCSNNNNCCSNNSSCSNHNNCPNHNNCCSNHNNSCYNNNNSCSNNNNCSSNNNNCSSNNNNNSSSNNNNNSCSNNNNCPNHYNSCYNHNNRPNHYNCCYNNNNSCYNHINCGTNNN encoded by the coding sequence aacaacagctgctataacaacaacaactgctgctccaacaacaacaactgctgctccaacaacaacaacttctccaaccactacaacagctgctccaacaacaacaacagctgctacaaccacaacaactgtggcaccaacaacaacaacagctgctccaacaacaacaactgtcccaaccacaacaacagctgctacaacaacaacaactgctgctccaacaacaacaactgcagctccaacaacaacaacagctgctccaacaacaacaactgtcccaaccacaacaactgctactacaacaacaacaactgctgctccaaccacaacaactgtggcaccaacaacaacaacagctgctccaacaacaacaactgctgctccaacaacagcagttgctccaaccacaacaactgccccaaccacaacaactgctgctccaaccacaacaacagctgctacaacaacaacaacagctgctccaacaacaacaactgcagctccaacaacaacaactgcagctccaacaacaacaacaacagcagctccaacaacaacaacaacagctgctccaacaacaacaactgtcccaaccactacaacagctgctacaaccacaacaaccgccccaaccactacaactgctgctacaacaacaacaacagctgctacaaccacatcaactgtggcaccaacaacaac
- the LOC135932148 gene encoding putative uncharacterized protein DDB_G0286901, translating to HNNSCYNNNNCCSNNNNCSSNNNNSFSNNNNCPNHYISCYNHNNRPNHYNCCYNNNNSCSNNNNSCYNHINCGTNNNNSCSNNNNCCSNNNSCYNHNNSCTNNNSSCYNHNNSGTNHNNSCYNNNNNCPNHYNCCSNHNNSCSNNNNCSSNNNNCCYNNNNNSCSN from the coding sequence cacaacaacagctgctacaacaacaacaactgctgctccaacaacaacaactgcagctccaacaacaacaacagcttctccaacaacaacaactgtcccAACCACTACATCagctgctacaaccacaacaaccgccccaaccactacaactgctgctacaacaacaacaacagctgctccaacaacaacaacagctgctacaaccacatcaactgtggcaccaacaacaacaacagctgctccaacaacaacaactgctgctccaacaacaacagttgctacaaccacaacaacagctgcaccaacaacaacagcagctgctacaaccacaacaacagtggcaccaaccacaacaacagctgctacaacaacaacaacaactgccccaaccactacaactgctgctccaaccacaacaacagctgctccaacaacaacaactgcagctccaacaacaacaactgctgctacaacaacaacaacaacagctgctccaac
- the LOC134646672 gene encoding GATA zinc finger domain-containing protein 15-like, giving the protein NSCSNNNNCPNHNNSCYNNNNCCSNHNNSCSNNNNCSSNNNNCSSNNNNNSCSNNNNNSCSNNNNCPNHNNSCYNNNNCCSNHNNSCSNNNNCSSNNNNCSSNNSNNSCSNNNNCPNHNNSCYNNNNCCSNNNNCPNHYNSCYNHNNRPNHYNCCSNHNNSCSNNNNCSSNNNNCSSNNNNCSSNNNNNCCYNNNNSCSNNNNCPNHYNSCYNHNNCPNHCNCCSNHNNTCSNNNNNCSNNNNCSSNNNNCSSNNNNCSCSNNNNCPNHY; this is encoded by the coding sequence aacagctgctccaacaacaacaactgtcccaaccacaacaacagctgctacaacaacaacaactgctgctccaaccacaacaacagctgctccaacaacaacaactgcagctccaacaacaacaactgcagctccaacaacaacaacaacagctgctccaacaacaacaacaacagctgctccaacaacaacaactgtcccaaccacaacaacagctgctacaacaacaacaactgctgctccaaccacaacaacagctgctccaacaacaacaactgcagctccaacaacaacaactgcagctccaacaacagcaacaacagctgctccaacaacaacaactgtcccaaccacaacaacagctgctacaacaacaacaactgctgctccaacaacaacaactgtcccAACCACTACAATAGCTGCTataaccacaacaaccgccccaaccactacaactgctgctccaaccacaacaacagctgctccaacaacaacaactgcagctccaacaacaacaactgcagctccaacaacaacaactgcagctccaacaacaacaacaactgctgctacaacaacaacaacagctgctccaacaacaacaactgtcccaaccactacaacagctgctacaaccacaacaactgccccaaccactgcaactgctgctccaaccacaacaacacctgctccaacaacaacaacaactgctccaacaacaacaactgcagctccaacaacaacaactgcagctccaacaacaacaactgcagctgctccaacaacaacaactgtcccAACCACTAC
- the LOC135932146 gene encoding integumentary mucin C.1-like — protein sequence AATTTTTTAAPTTTTVPTTTTAATTTTTAPTTTTAATTTTAATTTTTVAPTTTTAAPTTTTAAPTTTTAAPTTTTVAPTTTTAAPTTTTPATTTTTAAPTTTTAATTTTAAPTTTTAATTTTTVAPTTTTAAPTTTTTAATTTTTVAPTTATAAPTTTTVPTTTTAATTTTTAAPTTTTAAPTTTTAAPTT from the coding sequence gctgctacaacaacaacaacaacagctgctccaacaacaacaactgtcccaaccactacaacagctgctacaaccacaacaaccgccccaaccactacaactgctgctacaacaacaacagctgctacaaccacaacaactgtggcaccaacaacaacaacagctgctccaacgacaacaactgctgctccaaccacaacaacagctgctccaaccacaacaacagtggcaccaaccacaacaactgctgctccaaccacaacaacacctgctacaacaacaacaactgctgctccaacaacaacaacagctgctacaacaacaacagctgctccaaccactacaacagctgctacaaccacaacaactgtggctccaaccactacaacagctgctccaacaacaacaacaacagctgctacaaccacaacaactgtggcaccaacaacagcaacagctgctccaaccactacaactgtcccaaccacaacaacagctgctacaacaacaacaactgctgctccaaccacaacaacagctgctccaacaacaacaactgcagctccaacaaca
- the LOC135932145 gene encoding integumentary mucin C.1-like: TTAAPTTTTAAPTTTTVPTTTTAASTTTTAATTTTTAPTTTTAAPTTTTTAAPTTTTTAAPTTTTAATTTTTTAAPTTTTVPTTTTAATTTTTAPTTTTAATTTTAATTTTTVAPTTTTAAPTTTTAPTTTTAATTTTAATTTTTVAPTTTTAAPTTTTAAPTTTTAAPTTTTAAPTTTTVPTTTTAASTTTTAATTTTTAPTTTTPAPTT, from the coding sequence acaactgcagctccaacaacaacaacagctgctccaacaacaacaactgtcccaaccacaacaacagctgcttcaaccacaacaactgctgctacaaccacaacaactgccccaaccactacaactgctgctccaaccacaacaacaactgctgctccaacaacaacaacaactgcagctccaacaacaacaactgctgctacaacaacaacaacaacagctgctccaacaacaacaactgtcccaaccactacaacagctgctacaaccacaacaaccgccccaaccactacaactgctgctacaacaacaacagctgctacaaccacaacaactgtggcaccaacaacaacaactgctgctccaaccacaacaaccgccccaaccactacaactgctgctacaacaacaacagctgctacaaccacaacaactgtggcaccaacaacaacaacagctgctccaacaacaacaactgctgctccaacaacaacaacagctgctccaacaacaacaacagctgctccaacaacaacaactgtcccaaccacaacaacagctgcttcaaccacaacaacagctgctacaaccacaacaactgccccaaccactacaacacctgctccaaccaca